The following proteins are encoded in a genomic region of Terriglobales bacterium:
- a CDS encoding HAMP domain-containing sensor histidine kinase, with the protein MRHVAENEVGSRQPATDIVAEGPWIPAAADSPPTVEQYNHLLEAYGRLEEEYRRRAVALATAAHELKTPLSIMTGYMELLLSDKLGDLGERQRRVLSDMRENGVRLQQFIQDFLTYSALETGNVRLRCEVADLNAVLQEVCSFWLQRFQDNHVALYVLPSERLKPFPFDSFKIQHIISNLLDNALKFSPPGGTVWLSAEPYHWERRSGKPAKVANDRRKRAEWSTNAARITVSDTGPGLAPEFHSEVFDDFSKGPAPNGHQPDGMGLGLAIARRLVLAHGGKIWVESEPGQGSKFCLLIPTKREAEVQE; encoded by the coding sequence ATGCGCCACGTGGCAGAGAACGAAGTCGGATCGCGGCAGCCCGCGACCGATATAGTGGCCGAGGGTCCCTGGATACCGGCTGCGGCGGATTCGCCCCCCACGGTGGAACAGTACAACCATCTGCTGGAAGCCTACGGCCGCCTGGAAGAGGAATACCGCCGGCGTGCGGTGGCCCTGGCCACGGCTGCGCATGAACTGAAGACCCCGCTGTCGATCATGACCGGATATATGGAACTGCTGCTCAGTGACAAGCTCGGCGACCTGGGCGAGCGCCAACGCCGGGTGCTCAGCGACATGCGCGAGAACGGGGTTCGCCTGCAGCAATTCATCCAGGACTTCCTCACCTACAGCGCCCTGGAGACCGGGAACGTGCGCCTGCGGTGCGAAGTGGCGGATCTGAACGCCGTTCTCCAGGAGGTCTGCAGCTTTTGGCTGCAGCGCTTCCAGGACAATCACGTCGCGCTCTACGTCCTTCCCAGCGAGCGGCTGAAACCGTTCCCCTTCGATAGTTTCAAGATCCAGCACATCATCTCGAATCTGCTCGACAACGCGCTCAAGTTCTCGCCGCCAGGGGGCACGGTTTGGTTGAGTGCCGAGCCCTATCACTGGGAGCGGCGCAGCGGCAAGCCGGCGAAGGTAGCCAACGACCGCCGCAAGCGCGCCGAGTGGTCCACCAACGCGGCGCGGATCACCGTCTCCGACACCGGGCCCGGCCTGGCGCCGGAGTTCCATTCCGAAGTCTTCGACGATTTCAGCAAAGGCCCTGCGCCCAACGGCCACCAACCCGACGGCATGGGTCTGGGGCTCGCCATCGCGCGCCGTCTGGTGCTCGCCCACGGCGGCAAGATCTGGGTGGAAAGCGAACCCGGCCAGGGATCGAAGTTCTGCCTTCTCATTCCCACCAAGCGGGAAGCCGAAGTACAGGAGTAG
- a CDS encoding PilZ domain-containing protein produces the protein MARKRGPSDKRQWQRIPLAIPVFIRGVDLQGNEFLEFATALNISAGGALVATRRQLPRSSRLSLEIPVAPVPRAMSLPKAARKLRATLVRVNMEQGFQLWGLKFANNLAAKGRRARRSKKNALSYA, from the coding sequence GTGGCACGAAAACGCGGACCGTCGGACAAGCGGCAATGGCAACGTATCCCCTTGGCAATACCGGTCTTCATTCGCGGGGTTGACCTGCAGGGTAACGAGTTTCTGGAGTTTGCCACGGCGTTGAACATCAGCGCCGGGGGCGCCCTGGTGGCTACCCGACGACAACTGCCGCGCAGCTCGAGGCTTTCGCTGGAGATCCCGGTCGCTCCCGTGCCCCGTGCCATGAGCCTGCCGAAGGCCGCCCGCAAGCTCCGGGCTACGCTGGTGCGGGTCAACATGGAGCAAGGCTTCCAGCTGTGGGGACTCAAGTTCGCCAACAACCTGGCGGCCAAGGGGCGGCGCGCGCGCCGCAGCAAGAAGAACGCCCTTTCCTACGCGTGA
- a CDS encoding polysaccharide biosynthesis/export family protein — MKKHWTLKLMLLSVLLVTAVAFAQESDKKESDKKKAAPASPEAQKTAPAASVDVKTYKIGPGDLLAISVWKEPELSQKVPVRPDGMITLPLVGDLKASGMTPLELQSIIEEKLKAFISSPAVTVIVEEVRSHVFNVMGQVLRPGTYGLAGRTTVLDGLSQAGGFRDFAKTKKIYVMRTMPDGTVKRLPFNYNEVIKGQNVEQNVELESHDTIIVP; from the coding sequence ATGAAGAAGCATTGGACGCTGAAACTGATGTTGCTGTCTGTCCTGTTGGTGACGGCGGTGGCCTTCGCCCAAGAGTCGGACAAGAAAGAGTCGGACAAGAAGAAGGCCGCACCGGCAAGCCCGGAGGCGCAGAAGACCGCGCCCGCGGCCTCGGTCGACGTCAAGACTTACAAGATCGGTCCCGGCGACTTACTGGCGATCTCGGTGTGGAAGGAACCCGAACTGTCGCAAAAGGTCCCCGTGCGCCCCGACGGGATGATCACCCTGCCCCTGGTGGGCGACCTGAAGGCGTCGGGGATGACGCCGCTGGAACTGCAATCCATCATCGAGGAGAAACTCAAGGCCTTCATCTCCAGTCCCGCGGTGACCGTCATCGTGGAGGAGGTTCGGAGCCACGTCTTCAATGTCATGGGACAGGTGCTGAGACCCGGCACTTATGGCCTGGCCGGACGGACCACGGTCCTTGACGGACTGTCGCAAGCCGGCGGGTTCAGGGATTTCGCCAAGACCAAGAAGATCTATGTCATGCGGACGATGCCGGATGGCACGGTGAAGCGACTGCCCTTCAACTACAACGAGGTAATCAAGGGGCAAAACGTAGAACAGAACGTGGAGCTGGAATCGCACGACACCATCATCGTGCCCTAG